A region from the Ammospiza nelsoni isolate bAmmNel1 chromosome 1, bAmmNel1.pri, whole genome shotgun sequence genome encodes:
- the LOC132083317 gene encoding erythroblast NAD(P)(+)--arginine ADP-ribosyltransferase-like — protein MAPLAQTLALLAMAMATTAVEVVTLDMAPYSFDDQYQGCGPAMKAALPALNNSEFEQNEKFAEVWVKAAAEWQRRGPPESPLSPEQATAIMAFTMDGLSSMFNDAVRVAGSPDMEYRDNFHFKTLHFLLTDALATLRDAQKGQCLDVFQRVCGVWFEAQHGDIIRFGEFLLVSLSKPNGECSNDTVLELHTCHGVEIQFFTEHPEEKVVLIPPFETFNVTQITQEGNKTQIQLLSTGTFSEFNCVWCEVGASPAPLSTSEDSS, from the exons ATGGCCCCACTGGCTCAGACCCTGGCACTACTGGCAATGGCCATGGCCACCACGGCTGTCGAGGTGGTGACCCTGGACATGGCCCCGTACTCCTTCGATGACCAGTACCAGGGCTGTGGCCCTGCCATGAAGGCGGCATTGCCAGCCCTCAACAACTCCGAGTTTGAGCAGAATGAGAAGTTTGCTGAGGTATGGGTAAAGGCTGCAGCCGAGTGGCAGAGACGGGGGCCCCCTGAGTCCCCTCTGTCTCCAGAGCAGGCCACTGCCATTATGGCCTTCACAATGGATGGCCTGTCCAGCATGTTCAATGATGCTGTGCGTGTGGCCGGGAGTCCCGACATGGAATACCGGGACAACTTCCACTTCAAAACGCTGCATTTCCTGCTGACCGATGCCCTGGCAACGCTGCGGGATGCTCAGAAAGGGCAGTGTCTTGATGTTTTCCAGAGGGTTTGTGGGGTCTGGTTTGAGGCACAGCATGGCGATATCATCCGGTTTGGTGAATTCCTGTTGGTGTCCCTGAGCAAACCAAATGGCGAGTGCTCCAATGACACGGTGCTCGAGCTGCACACGTGCCATGGCGTGGAAATCCAGTTTTTCACCGAACATCCAGAAGAGAAGGTGGTGCTGATCCCACCCTTTGAGACCTTCAATGTCACCCAAATCACCCAGGAGGGAAACAAGACACAGATCCAGCTCCTCTCCACCGGGACCTTCAGCGAATTCAACTGCGTGTGGTGTGAG GttggagcatccccagcaccccTTTCCACCTCAGAGGACTCCTCCTag